One Glycine max cultivar Williams 82 chromosome 8, Glycine_max_v4.0, whole genome shotgun sequence genomic window, AGACCACTTATCATCAGGAATTTGTTATGCCTCTGTATTTCCAAAgtgatgataatattttttcatatacacATAATGTTATGTTAGCATAATCTAAAGCTCATGTATTCATGCCCAGTTAACCATATAATACAATCCACAATATGAGAAGTAAAAGTTTTCTTGTAATTAGAAAGTTCACAAGGAAATGGTTGGAATAACTTACTATCTTGGTCTGCTTCATCAACCATCTCCTGAATCTCTCTGTCGGTGAAATTTTGTCCTAGCTCTTTTGCAATGCGCTTGATGTCTAATGCAGATATCTTTCCCTGAATAGGCCACAAGTAATGAGAAACAAGAAGTATAAATGATGTATAGCAGTGAAGAACTTTACATTTTTATCATGATCAATAATATTGAAAGCTTTCATGAGCTCCTCTTTAGTGTCCCTTTCTCCTATTTTGGCTGTCATCATGTACTCAAATTCATCATAATCAATTGCTCCACTTCCATCCTTGTCCACATCTtctatcattttattaatttgctgAAATGACACGGCAGGTTATCTATCTATTAGAAATGCAACAGAACTCTAACAAAAGGCACAACAAACATAAGCCACCAATGCAAcgctaaattttattttggatttcatGACAAGAAATTGACTCCCTAAAgctgaataagaagaagaataaccACACGCCACAggtaaatgtaaaataaaacaataaaagaggAGGGCCAGGGGAAAGTTAGCTTTAGCTATCATGGACATGGAGAGACACGGATGGCTCCCTTCCTCACAACAACGATCGGAAATCATCGTCGGAAATTGTAAGTTGCAAAATTCAATTAAGTCAGAAGAAAACTGAATGCATGTACTGGTATATGGATAATACCTCTTCTGTCATCTCAAATCCAAGGGCCCTGTCAAGATAAGAtggctgtaaaaaaaaaaaacaacacagcCAAACAATATGACAAACATTTTAAGACTATGAACAACAATACCTCATGGCAACATTCAGCTCTTTGGCATCAATAGTTCCTAGAAATCATCAAAGGCaataacattaataaataaaaatagaaaactataCGACCAGAGTAGTGTTAGTTTGATGCTAAAGTGTATATACAAAACCTGAGCCATCAGTATCAAATAACTCAAAGGCTTCCTTAATCTCCTGCTTCTTCTGCGTTGTCAAATTATGACGTCCTCTTGGTTTATTGTTGTACCTCCTGGATTCTCCTCTATATAAAGATGACTGATATGGGAATAGCACaagttaattcttttattttttttgttctaaaccctagatttgatttgatacataaaataaagggaaaccaaacCACTAGATTAGGCATATGATGATTATACATCTGAAAAGAAGAAGTAAATAATAGCAAACAAAATGATCTGTTGGTTCCATTGAGTGACTGTAAAGAGGGGGATCGTACCATCGTCGTTTGAGATCGGGCACCGACACGACCACAATTGAAACAACGTCAAAGTCCCAGAATCCAATCTTCCTTTCCCCGCTTTTGAGGATTTTAAATACACACGCGGTTAGGGTCCGAAATTTCTTTCCGTTTAAAATGAAATGGAATGGGTTTTGGTGTTCTTCGCTTATCTTTCAGAAATTATTCGGTGattcaatattattatattttctattaatttttatataatatgcaattaatttttttttataaattgaaaaatatgagTATGTGTCACTGATTGGTCAGAAGTATTAACACATAATAATCTCACACAacctaataattttatcaaatattttctttaaagatGCTTCCTCAATGAGTTttcaaaaatcattatttatttgtctttttcaaGTAAAT contains:
- the LOC100783945 gene encoding probable calcium-binding protein CML20, producing the protein MSSLYRGESRRYNNKPRGRHNLTTQKKQEIKEAFELFDTDGSGTIDAKELNVAMRALGFEMTEEQINKMIEDVDKDGSGAIDYDEFEYMMTAKIGERDTKEELMKAFNIIDHDKNGKISALDIKRIAKELGQNFTDREIQEMVDEADQDNDREVSAEEFITMMNRNRFHH